TGGCACAACTTTCCATACTTATACCCCGGCTTCAACTACGATTAGCAAAATTAAGGATGCAGCTTCGGTTGGCAATAAACTTGCAGATGACACCACACCGGCGAACAGGTTCGTCTGGACAGCAGGACAGGTGGTGCGAATCCCGGTTGTTGCTCTGAAACTTGCAACGGGTTCTGTGTGTATATACAGCTCTCCAACGGAGGTGTGAAAATGGGTCTGCTGCTAAAATTAGGGCTTAGCCTTAACGGGATACGGAAAAAAGCATTAAGAATATTAGGTTTCCTTATCGATGACAGTGGTAACTACATTGTTGACGATAACGGCAAAAAAATAAAAGGAGATTTGTAAATGGCTGACGATGTAATAAATTACCGTGATTATGTTTCTGCCTTGCAAGAAAAGGAAGCTGTGGACGGGGACGATCTTCTCGCCGTTAGGACAGCGCTCGGTGCTCGAAAAATAAAAGCAAAACTTTTCAACATCGTACCACCGACTAACAACATCGGCAACCCAGGCGAAGAAGGTTTTGGAGTTGGGGTGTATCCCGATACACTGCCTGCAGGTATTGTTTCCTTAGAAGGAACCTTGAACAAGTCCAATCCGCAGTATGGTAACTATAAAGTTACTGTTGATAATTCGATAATGTGTTGGATTCCAAAGTTTTACTTTAAGATTTCGCATGGTGAGATTGCCAACATGACGGGCGACGGTACGGAAGTTACCGTTACCTGTACGAATGACCATAATTTCGTCAAAGTTGGTGAGAAAGTTTATATTGAAGGTGCAACGGGTTTTGCTCTTCCAAGTGGACAATATACCATTTCGGCGATAACCACTTCAAAAATTTTCAAGATTACTTCTAACTTCAACACCGGTACTTACACCGCAAATAGCGCTTATGTTTATAACTCCGTTCAAATACGGGGGACAAGGTGGTATGCTTCGGAAGCAGAAGCTAACCTTGACGGCTTCGTTCTTCATCGTGCATTTATAAATGCAGGGGCGGAGGTTGATGGATTTTTCGTCGATAAATACAAGTGGAGTCTAACTAATTACGCTGATGGTACGGCGGGGATTGCAAGCTCTATTGCTCTTTCGAATCCACTTAGCTCCTTTTCATCTCTTAAACGCACATCGGGGAACCCGTCGTATCCAGGCAGTTTTTCGAATTGTCTATCTAACGGACAGACACCGACCGATAGTTACGCCGGTGCATTTTCCGCTGCGAAATCACGGGGGAATGATTTCTGTGTTCCGCCCGTTTATGTTTATGGTGCACTATCACTTCTTTCAATGGCACACGGACAGGCATCATCGAATACAACATTTTGTGCTTGGTTTTTGGAATCCAGCGCCGGCGCTCGAGATAAGGTGTTCCCAAAGGGGAACAATAATAGCGGTGCTGACATTTCTGATGCTGCATGTACTTTTGCAACATGTGATGATAGTTATTGGGGAACACAAAATCAAGCCCGAAAGAACGGTGGTGGGAGTACCTTTGCGAAGACCACACATAACGGTCAAGATTGCGGAGTGGCTGACCTGAACGGCAACTTATCTGAAATCGTAAGCGGGCTTACAAGTGGTGGTTATACAATACAATCAATCACCGGAATCACACGAGCAATAAATGCAGTATTTACGGTTGTTGGACATGGTTTTTCAACCGGGGATATAGTGACGATTCAAGGGGGGTTCGAATCTTCAGAATGGAATAACTTGTTGAAATATAAGCATTTTCAAGTTTTAAAAATTGATAGTGATACTTTTAATTTAGGTTATAACGGGAATATTATCGATACAAGTGCTATAGGCACTGATTATACAATGGGATATTTCGCTGTAAAATCAGATACATATATTCTAAAAACGACGGCAAATGTAAAAATACTTACGGGCGGTGTCGGGGGCGTGACCGATAATTATTGCGATGAAGGAGCGCCAACTGCAAACTTTTTGGCAATCTATGATAAATTCACATTCCCGTTTATTCTAAATGTTGTAAGTGCTCGCTTTGGAAACGGAAGGAAACAGGTGCTGGATTGCACAACTGTTCACAACAACAGTTGGCAGCGTGCGTGTGCTGGAATACCATCTGTGCCTGAAAGTGGGAGTAATGTTGGTACGAATCTTTTCGGGACAGATAGTTTATACACATCAGTAGGTTTGAAATCAACCCCGGTTAGGGGCGGTGTGTGGGATTATTCAACAGCAGCGGGAGTTTGGTATCTTCATTTAAACCAAGTTGCAACCTCAAGCTCAATCACAATAACAGCCCGTTCATGTTTGTATGTTTAGAAAGGAAATGATATGAAATATTTTAGATTTACTAAAGTTGTCACAGATGTCACTACGCTTAATATTATCATTCCTGACGGGGTTGAGACAGTGTATTACACCGATACACTTGTTGGAGTTGATATACCTGATTCTGTACCATTTCTTGCATTGCAACATGAAGAGTGCAATGTTACGGAGAAAACTTTTGTAGAGGTGGAAGAGGAGCTGAAAAGTTGCCGGATGTACAAAGATATAGACGAGATTATGAAGAGAAAAATCCATGAGAAGTACTCATTGGATGATGAAATAAAAATGTTGAAACTTGATAAAGAATCAACTGAGTATCAGGAATATGACGGATATGTTCAATCTTGCCGGGCTTACGGCAGGAACATGAAAATTGCGAAAGGATTAAGGCAAAATGGAGAAAGCTAAAAACGAACTGCTGATATTCGTTAAAAATAACGCCTGGGGAATAATAATTACAATTGCCGTTTTTTTCTCCAACTACATCGTTCTTAGCTCGAAGACCGAAGAGCAGGGGCGCTTGTTGGCGGAGCATGAAGCACGAATCCGAGCGATGGAATTGAAACAGGAGATGATAATGGAGAAATTGAAAAATATAGAAAAAAACACGAATTATTTTCGTGAATGGTTGGAAGAATAAAAAGGAGCATTAATTATGTATTTTGGACGAAAATTTATAGCGTTCCTTCTCTCATTGGCAATTTACACCTCTATAATGGTGGTTGCTCTGCTATATGCTACAATTACAGACCTTAGTGTTTTCTCACTCGCAATTGCCGGCTCCGTGACACAAATTGCGGGTATATACTACGCCGGGAATGTTTTCACGAAGAAAGTTCTGAATGACAACANNNNNNNNNNGACAACAAAGATTAGCTGGGTGGTTGCCGGTGTTTTTGCCCTTGCAGTAATTTATTTTGCTTTTATAAAACCGGCGCCGCCACCCACCATAAAAGAACGCACCGTTTATTTACCGGGGAAAACCGATACTTTGTTCATCCCCGGCGTGCCTGACACCATCACAAAATTTGTTCCATTCCCAGTTTATGTTTCCACCACACCGCCGGTTGAACAATTTGGCGCCGATAGTTCGCAGTACAAAATTGAGACACCAGAAGGCAGCAAGGCACAGGTTACTACTTTTCCGGCGACGGATTCCATTCGTGTTGAGATAGAGCCGGTGCAGATTTTAAGAGAAATCACCCGTATTGACACACTCAAGCTCACCACAGTAGATACAATCAGAGTTGAGACCATTACGGAAATTGAACAGCCATGGTATGATACATTCATGTTTGGCGCAATTACGACGGCGGTTCTTACAATTGGAGGTTTGTTGGCACTTTGAGCACTTTTATCCTTTTTTTTCTCGCCGGAATCCTTAACGGCGCAATGGACGAAATAAAATTCAACGCAAGCCATTTTGTATTTCAGACCGAGTGGTGGTTGGAACGGGGCTCCTGGATGCCACGCTTGCGAAGTTGGCTTTTAAAACATGTTCTTACCTTCATAGCAGGCGGGTGGCACCTGATGAAATTTTGCATGGTTTGCGCAATTATTGCAGGTGTTCTACTTTACACCCCCGTTCTTGTATGGTGGTGGGACGCTGTTATTATTTATTTTTGTTTTAGCGCCGGTTTCATTATCGGATATTATTTCATTTGGAGAATACGGAAATGACACGAAAATTTAAGCGAATTACGGAATGCTACACTGATTTGAAATATGTTTTCGACCCGCTCCCAGCAGGCGAATATATTGTGCAAAAAACAAGCAAACAGGGCGGTAATTTCGTTCTGCATTGCACCCAGAGCTCTTCTGTGAAATATCTGCGACAGGTCTGGCAGAATGATAGACAGGGAGCAATTGCAACTATGTTCGCCGCCGATAAAGATGGGACTCTCTACCAGTTTTTCGAGGAAGATTATTGGGCGTACGCCTCTGCAATGGGTGCTGGGTACGACAAGCAGGCGATACAGTGCGAAATGGCGAATAAGGCATTCCTGAAATATACCGGCGGGCGGTATTACTGGATGGCCGGGGGGAAATGGGTGATATACGATGATGGCATGCCGTTCAAATCAGCGCAACCGTGGCAAGGGTACCAATTTTGGGATCCTTATCCGCCGGAGCAGGTGGAAACGGTTGCGAAACTAACTGCGTATATCCTCTACAATCACGGGATCCCCCTGGAATTCCATGCTGATTACCGGTATGAACGGGCGGTGGCACAGAAAAAAGGTGTGGTGCAACACAGCAACCTAAGTCTGCAGAGGTGCGACCCGGGACCGGCGTTCCCGTTCGCCGAATACGAAAAAAAAGCACGCGCGTACTTTTTGGAACTGTGTAATAAACATGGGTTCCCTATATATGNNNNNNNNNNNNNNNNNNNNNNNNNNNNNNNNNNNNNNNNNNNNNNNNNNNNNNNNNNNNNNNNNNNNNNNNNNNNNNNNNNNNNNNNNNNNNNNNNNNNNNNNNNNNNNNNNNNNNNNNNNNNNNNNNNNNNNNNNNNNNNNNNNNNNNNNNNNNNNNNNNNNNNNNNNNNNNNNNNNNNNNNNNNNNNNNNNNNNNNNNNNNNNNNNNNNNNNNNNNNNNNNNNNNNNNNNNNNNNNNNNNNNNNNNNNNNNNNNNNNNNNNNNNNNNNNNNNNNNNNNNNNNNNNNNNNNNNNNNNNNNNNNNNNNNNNNNNNNNNNNNNNNNNNNNNNNNNNNNNNNNNNNNNNNNNNNNNNNNNNNNNNNNNNNNNNNNNNNNNNNNNNNNNNNNNNNNNNNNNNNNNNNNNNNNNNNNNNNNNNNNNNNNNNNNNNNNNNNNNNNNNNNNNNNNNNNNNNNNNNNNNNNNNNNNNNNNNNNNNNNNNNNNNNNNNNNNNNNNNNNNNNNNNNNNNNNNNNNNNNNNNNNNNNNNNNNNNNNNNNNNNNNNNNNNNNNNNNNNNNNNNNNNNNNNNNNNNNNNNNNNNNNNNNNNNNNNNNNNNNNNNNNNNNNNNNNNNNNNNNNNNNNNNNNNNNNNNNNNNNNNNNNNNNNNNNNNNNNNNNNNNNNNNNNNNNNNNNNNNNNNNNNNNNNNNNNNNNNNNNNNNNNNNNNNNNNNNNNNNNNNNNNNNNNNNNNNNNNNNNNNNNNNNNNNNNNNNNNNNNNNNNNNNNNNNNNNNNNNNNNNNNNNNNNNNNNNNNNNNNNNNNNNNNNNNNNNNNNNNNNNNNNNNNNNNNNNNNNNNNNNNNNNNNNNNNNNNNNNNNNNNNNNNNNNNNNNNNNNNNNNNNNNNNNNNNNNNNNNNNNNNNNNNNNNNNNNNNNNNNNNNNNNNNNNNNNNNNNNNNNNNNNNNNNNNNNNNNNNNNNNNNNNNNNNNNNNNNNNNNNNNNNNNNNNNNNNNNNNNNNNNNNNNNNNNNNNNNNNNNNNNNNNNNNNNNNNNNNNNNNNNNNNNNNNNNNNNNNNNNNNNNNNNNNNNNNNNNNNNNNNNNNNNNNNNNNNNNNNNNNNNNNNNNNNNNNNNNNNNNNNNNNNNNNNNNNNNNNNNNNNNNNNNNNNNNNNNNNNNNNNNNNNNNNNNNNNNNNNNNNNNNNNNNNNNNNNNNNNNNNNNNNNNNNNNNNNNNNNNNNNNNNNNNNNNNNNNNNNNNNNNNNNNNNNNNNNNNNNNNNNNNNNNNNNNNNNNAGCGCAGGATGTGCACATTGCCACCCTGCGTAATTTACCAATCTTTGAATAAAAAGGAGCAAATAAAATGAGAACGCAAAATCTTTCAGAATGGTGTTTCGAGGACTGTCGAACCCTCCAGATGGAGCAGGTGGACAGATTCCTAAACGGACAGATGAGTGAGACGGAACTGAAAAAGTTCCGTCTCTTAGCGGGTTCCAGTGTGGAGAACTTGGAGCTTTTGGTTGACCGTGCGCAAAATCCACCAATACCGCCTAGCATGGTAGAGGTGGAGAATAGACGGGACATGTTATCCCGTCTTCGCAGACTTGCGGAACACAGCAAGTTCATGGGAAACCTTAAGAAAAAATACAATGGCCCCCGCAAACCGGAATTCGCAGCGGGCCAAATATGGCAAGTAGAGGGGGACAAATACGGCGCCGACTTAAATCTGGCGCCAATAAATCTTCCCCCCTTAATTTACATTCCGTTTAGAAAAACGGAAACATTTGGGACCAAAGAAACTGAGCACATAGCATTTATGATGCTCAGTATAGAAGCTCAGTTTCAGTGGGAATCATGCTATACCTTCGGAATAAAAAATCCATACTTAGGAGTGCCATTTTTTGTGGCCACAAGAATCGGCGGTTATATCAGAACCGCGGATCTATCCCACTGTGTGGGTATAGTTTCCGAAAAAGAGGCGGATGAAATATTCGCCCTCTTTGCAAGCTACGAGCCGTACGATCTCCCGGATACATCTGCTGTGAATCAGGCACGACGGGGGAAATCACGTAGCGCGACAGCAGCCATTTACGAGGAATGGCTGATGAGAGACAGGGACATTGTCCAGGAAAGTTATAGATGTTTAGAAAACATTTTTATCGTTTAGGAGAAATGAAAAATGTTAAACATCAAACAAGAAAAAAATTACATTGTACTTACTGGGAGCGATTTCCAGGTATCAGAACTGCTGTTATACAGCCCCAACTTGCCGGGAAAATTTCTCGCGGTAAAAATCGGTCTTTTTGAAGGGCTTGATTTCACAACTATCAGCCTCGACAGATTCGCCGTGTACCGTGTCAGCGTCGCCGGCAAACTGCCATTTTTTATCGCTATTTTGGCAAGCGGCTGGGAGATTGTCTCTGAAACAGAAGCGCAACTATTAATAGAGATGTCAGAACCCACCATCATCCCGGCGGAATATAGAGATCCGCTCAGCGTTGAAATCGTGGAGCCACGCGATGCAGACGAAAGGGAACGGGAATTGCTTATAAAATTAGCGGAGACTTTCCGCAAGGAAAGCAGCATCCCAGCCGGGGATGAAAAATAGAAAGGAAAAAAAAGATGCAAATAACGAAAAAAGACATCCACGGTGTCGGGTTGACAATCGGGGATGTTGCGCGGATATTGCGTGTACACTACAATACAGTGTTGCGCGCTCTGAAAAAAGAAACAATTACAACAGGTAGAATCAGAAATCTGATAGCAGAAAGGAGAAAACAATGGAACTGATTATCTTAATTGTTGTTTTTTTCATTGGCACTCTGCTCGGTTTCATCACCTGTACGCTGTTCGTACACTGTGATGAATGGGACAGAATCGTAAAAGAGCAGGTTCTGAAAAAGGACATTCAAGACCTGCGAGACCGCAATTATGAATTGACAAAATTATTAAACATTGCAAACAACGAATTAAAAAGTAGCGGGGTGAAAAATGGGTGATAATATTGGGAAATTCACATACATGGACTCCCGGTACTATTGGAAAGATGGTGTTGCTTATCCGTCTGTGACCACGATTCTAAGTGCCTATCCAAAGCCTTACCTAATAGAGTGGAGGGGGAACTTAGGGAACGAAGCGGCGGATAAGATAATGAAAGAAGCCGCTGAAAAAGGCAGCGCTGTTCATAGCGCCGTTGAGAAAGCACTCAGATACGGTGCGAAAATACGGTGGTACCAACCGGGTGAGCAATACGCCCCGTCGGACATCGTTGTTGACGACCAATTCACTTATATCTCTCTCCAAAAAATAGCACGGTGGTTTGAAATCGTGCAACCTCGGGTGGTGAAAACTGAATTCGTAGTTTGGTCTCCAAAGTACGATTTCGCAGGCACGGTTGACTTGCTTGTGGAAATTGCGGGTGGCACATACGAAGTGAACGGTGCAAAACCGTTGGAACTGGAATCCGGATATTACATTGTCGATTTCAAAACGGGGCGCACCGTTGGTGCTGAAGCCAGGATGCAGCTGGGGGCTTATGCAGCCGCCTGTGAGAAAAAAGGGCTGAAAGGTGGACTTATCGTGCACACGCAATCGCAGAACCGAAAAGGGGTAGAAGGTTTGGGAACGACCCTTGTCGCGAACCTGCGTGAAGAGTTCGCACGGTTCAGAGCAGTGCAAACGGTCTGGAAAATGTACCAGAGCGCAAACCGCCCGGAGCCGGTGGAACTCCCGCTTGAAATTATTATTAAACACACACATAATCAAAAACAAAAAAACAGAAAGGAGAGCTAATATGGCTTTTCAAGAAGTTACCGCCGGGACAACGAACATAATGACCCCGGAAATGATAGATAAACCGTTTGAAGTCTTCTTTGTCGGAAGTGAAAAACGGGACACCCAGTACGGTGAACAGACGATTCACAAGTTTGTCTCCAAAAAGGGCGCCGTGAAAACCGTTTACGGTTCGGGCGATTTGAACTTCAAACTCAAAGAAATTCCCGTAGGTGTTCTAGTTCGAATTAACTACAAAGGAAAGATGCAAGTTAAAACAAAACGGTTCGGCGAAAAAGAGATTCATGTCTGCGAGGTTCTCTATGACCCAGAACAAAAATTGTCTTTGGACGAACTAAGACGGTATGCAGTATCTACGAACGCCGCAGCGATGGCATCCTACGAAGAAGATGATGACTTTGCAGAGCCAACTACACCCCACCCGGAAGCTGCGAAAAAGAGAATGGGAGAGGACGATTTGCCATTCTAAACCGAAATAACTTTACGGGCGTTTTCGAACGCTCGTATAATTTTTTTTAGAAAACCGAAAGGATAAAAAATATGCAAATAAAAGAAAGATTCCAGAAGTATAAATTTTTCCGTTACCGTCCCGATGAGAAAGATTCCATTTTTTGCGGTGTAAAAAATCCACTAAATGTAATTGGAATATTTTTCAAGCCGGGGCTGTTGGCATTGCAGCTCTCGGACACCGGCGATTTTCTCGCAGCGCAATCACCGGAGATTGCCATCCGGGAAGTCCCGTTCGAAGATGTCAGGGAAGAGGTTGAGAAAAGTCCCTATATGGAACGGGTACGACGGGAAGAATATGAAAACAAAACTATGAAAATAATAATTAATCTTTCTAATCACCCGTCATCAAGTTGGTCGGAAGCGCAAAAAGCTGGATGGGATGTGATAGACGACATCCAATTTCCGGCTGTTGAATTCGAAACCGATATCAAAGGCGAGGCGGTAAGAATCGTCGGGGAAATAGTCGATAAATATAGGTGCGAAGATTATAGGATGATAACCGTTATGGTTCAGGGACAGAGCGTTCTTACATTTGCAATCGTTCTCCGGTTGCTCCGTTTGGGGTTCCGTGTGGTGGCTGCTTATACAGAACGGAACACCACCGTGAACCCGGACGGGACAAAAACTGTTAAATTTGATTTCGGGGGGTGGCAAGATTATAGTTTATAATTTTGCCGCTCCCAGGGGGGGAGATGGTTATGTTATTGATTTAAAATATTGAGGTACAAAATTATAATGCAAAATTTTGCGGAACAGCTTCGCCGCGCCGGTATTTCCACCCTTCCGGTGCGACGGGACACAAAGGCGCCAACTGTCCCGGCGTTCAAACAATGGATGGAAAACCTGCCGACTAAAGAGGAAATAAAAAATTTCAAAGGGGACGGAATTGCAATTATCGGGGGCGCCGTCTCCGACGGTCTTGTCGTGCTCGATTTCGATAATCATTACGGGAACGCACACCGTGCGATGAAAGAGTGGGCGGCGATGCCGGAAGTGAAGGAGATTTTGGATCGCTATCCATTCTACTTAGAACGCACACAAAGAGGTGGTTACCATTTTGCATTCCGTTGCCCGGATGAAAAAACACGTTCGACGAAGCTTGCCATGGAAAAAACACCGGAAGCGGGGAAATATGAGACGCTGATTGAAGTGAAGGCAGAGGGCGGATATTGTATAGTCGCACCCACTGCTGGGTACACAGCGTTGAAAGGCAGCTTGCTGAAATTACCGGTGCTGTCCCCAGAAGAGCGGGAGACGCTGCTGTCCCAGGCGCAGCTCTTCGATGAGAAACCACCGGAACCGAAAAAAATGAAATTGAAGCCCGTTTCTGGATTGCCCGCCGGACAAAGTTCCGGCTCGGTGTACGAAAAATTCAACCGTGAAGGGGCGGCGGAAATAGAGTCCCTGTTGGAACAGAACGGTTTCAACCTCTATAGAACTACAGACCAAAACAAATATTACACGCGCCCCGGAAAGACAAAAGGTGTCTCGATTTCATACAACGGCGTGTGCGTTTATTCATTTTCTTCGAATGCACACCCCTTTCCGTTTCATACCGGTCTCTCAAATTTCGATACATTCGCCCTTCTGAAACACAACGGCGATGAAAAAGCTGCTGTGCGTGAATTGGCGGAAAAGTACAACCAAAAACTGCAAAGACCGGGAGCACAGAAGGCAGACCTAAGTGAGAACACAGTGAACGAACAGGGCAACATTCTCCCCCCAAATTTCTTCATAGAAACCGTTTATACCGAACGCGGCGGCGTAAAAAGAACCGTAGATTTCGCAAAATTCATTGATTTCCTACATGCAAGCGGGTACCGGAAGTTCCGGGAAGGGGACGACTTTATTTTTGTTCAGCTGCAAGACAACCTTGTGGAAATTGTTGAGGTTGATAAGATGCAAAATTTCACGCAAAAATACATTCTGGAACATTCGAACAAAGACACCGTGAATTTCCTAATCTCAATTGATTCTCTATGGAGCCGTACAAAATTGGGGTATTTGCAGGAATTACCAAATAAGTTCAACCGCGATACCCGGACAGAAGTCTGGATGTATTTTTTGAACAAAGCTTTGAAAATAACCGCCGACGGTTTTTTTGAATTTAAATATTCGCAACTCCCACTTCCGGTTTGGCGGAGACACTTATTACCGTACGAATGGGACAGGCGTATTTTGGGGTACGATGGTATGGGTGAATGGCACCGGTTCTGCGAAAATGTAGCCGGAACACCAGAAAATCTGTTACGCTTGCGGGTTGCACTCGGTTATCTCGCGAGCAACTACAAACAGCACTCACTTTCAAAAGCAATCATCTTCATCGATGGTGTAATCCCCCAAATTGCCACGGACGCAAATGGTGGCACCGGGAAATCGCTGCTGGGAAAATGGATCTCCCAATACTGCAATGCCTGCGTGATAGATGGACGAAAAATTGGTAGAGATGCAAACCTACAGTTCCTCTTTCAGGGAGTCTCGCCTGATACCAGGATAATTTTCATAGATGATGCCGACCCACAGTTCAATTTTCAATTCCTTTTTTCTGCAATCACTTCTGATATGACCGTGCGAAAATTATATGTGGGTGAATATGTCGTGCCATTCGAGCAGAG
The DNA window shown above is from Bacteroidia bacterium and carries:
- a CDS encoding N-acetylmuramoyl-L-alanine amidase: MTRKFKRITECYTDLKYVFDPLPAGEYIVQKTSKQGGNFVLHCTQSSSVKYLRQVWQNDRQGAIATMFAADKDGTLYQFFEEDYWAYASAMGAGYDKQAIQCEMANKAFLKYTGGRYYWMAGGKWVIYDDGMPFKSAQPWQGYQFWDPYPPEQVETVAKLTAYILYNHGIPLEFHADYRYERAVAQKKGVVQHSNLSLQRCDPGPAFPFAEYEKKARAYFLELCNKHGFPIY
- a CDS encoding PD-(D/E)XK nuclease family protein; translated protein: MKEAAEKGSAVHSAVEKALRYGAKIRWYQPGEQYAPSDIVVDDQFTYISLQKIARWFEIVQPRVVKTEFVVWSPKYDFAGTVDLLVEIAGGTYEVNGAKPLELESGYYIVDFKTGRTVGAEARMQLGAYAAACEKKGLKGGLIVHTQSQNRKGVEGLGTTLVANLREEFARFRAVQTVWKMYQSANRPEPVELPLEIIIKHTHNQKQKNRKES
- a CDS encoding bifunctional DNA primase/polymerase, whose amino-acid sequence is MQNFAEQLRRAGISTLPVRRDTKAPTVPAFKQWMENLPTKEEIKNFKGDGIAIIGGAVSDGLVVLDFDNHYGNAHRAMKEWAAMPEVKEILDRYPFYLERTQRGGYHFAFRCPDEKTRSTKLAMEKTPEAGKYETLIEVKAEGGYCIVAPTAGYTALKGSLLKLPVLSPEERETLLSQAQLFDEKPPEPKKMKLKPVSGLPAGQSSGSVYEKFNREGAAEIESLLEQNGFNLYRTTDQNKYYTRPGKTKGVSISYNGVCVYSFSSNAHPFPFHTGLSNFDTFALLKHNGDEKAAVRELAEKYNQKLQRPGAQKADLSENTVNEQGNILPPNFFIETVYTERGGVKRTVDFAKFIDFLHASGYRKFREGDDFIFVQLQDNLVEIVEVDKMQNFTQKYILEHSNKDTVNFLISIDSLWSRTKLGYLQELPNKFNRDTRTEVWMYFLNKALKITADGFFEFKYSQLPLPVWRRHLLPYEWDRRILGYDGMGEWHRFCENVAGTPENLLRLRVALGYLASNYKQHSLSKAIIFIDGVIPQIATDANGGTGKSLLGKWISQYCNACVIDGRKIGRDANLQFLFQGVSPDTRIIFIDDADPQFNFQFLFSAITSDMTVRKLYVGEYVVPFEQSPKFLTTTNHSIRGTDESTNRRKFEVLISSHYGEHHTPRDDFGHDLIFDWSTEEWEASHCFLIGSIQLFLEHGLPEHQMDEHSALKIAISETSKEFVDFMLDALRTGEIRNNVEFDRKELYQKFTGEFEGTSDFKSLRLRSFTGWIIKFCRVFRLYYSDRRSNSQNLSKIWNLKNNVLLAEILGENDERNRLFPPDTA